One genomic segment of Streptomyces sp. TLI_146 includes these proteins:
- a CDS encoding PLP-dependent aminotransferase family protein: MNVAAAPPALAARAASVGASPVREILALTARPEVISFAGGLPAPELFDVAGMAEAFGAVLAGEGRAALQYSTTEGDPGLRAATAARLTARGLPTGAGQLLVTTGSQQGLTLLAAALVEPGDTVLVEDPCYLAALQVFGFAGARIVAVPSDADGPDPVALDELVARERPKLFYSVPTFQNPTGRTMTAERRRAVAEVAVRRGLWVVEDDPYGELRYEGESVPWISSYEGAADRTVLLGSYSKIMAPGLRLGWLRAPEALLRACGIAKQAADLHTPTVNQLAAARYLADRDLDAHVAKVRAAYGERRDAMLAGLADALPEGSSWNRPEGGMFLWATLPPGSDATASLKEAVAHDVAYVPGAPFFAGTPDPAALRLCFVTSAPDEIAEGLRRLGRALRG, translated from the coding sequence ATGAACGTCGCCGCCGCACCACCCGCCCTCGCCGCCCGGGCCGCCTCCGTGGGGGCCTCGCCCGTGCGGGAGATCCTGGCGCTCACCGCCCGGCCCGAGGTCATCTCGTTCGCGGGCGGGCTGCCCGCGCCGGAGCTGTTCGACGTGGCGGGGATGGCCGAGGCGTTCGGGGCCGTGCTCGCGGGCGAGGGGCGGGCGGCGTTGCAGTACTCGACGACCGAGGGCGACCCGGGGCTGCGGGCCGCCACCGCCGCGCGGCTCACCGCGCGCGGACTGCCCACCGGGGCCGGGCAGTTGCTCGTCACCACCGGGTCGCAGCAGGGCCTCACCCTGCTCGCGGCGGCCCTGGTCGAGCCCGGGGACACCGTCCTCGTCGAGGATCCCTGTTACCTCGCCGCGCTCCAGGTCTTCGGGTTCGCGGGTGCCCGGATCGTCGCCGTGCCCTCGGACGCCGACGGGCCCGACCCCGTGGCCCTCGACGAACTCGTCGCCCGGGAGCGGCCGAAGCTCTTCTACTCGGTGCCCACCTTCCAGAACCCGACCGGCCGCACCATGACCGCCGAGCGGCGCCGGGCCGTCGCCGAGGTCGCTGTCCGGCGCGGGCTGTGGGTGGTCGAGGACGACCCGTACGGCGAGCTGCGCTACGAGGGCGAGAGCGTGCCGTGGATCTCCTCGTACGAGGGCGCCGCCGACCGTACCGTCCTGCTCGGCAGCTACTCGAAGATCATGGCGCCGGGGCTGCGGCTCGGCTGGCTGCGGGCGCCCGAGGCGCTGCTGCGGGCCTGCGGCATCGCCAAGCAGGCCGCCGATCTGCACACCCCGACCGTCAACCAGCTCGCCGCCGCCCGCTATCTGGCCGACCGCGACCTGGACGCGCACGTCGCCAAGGTGCGGGCGGCGTACGGCGAGCGGCGGGACGCGATGCTCGCCGGACTGGCGGACGCGCTGCCCGAGGGCTCCTCGTGGAACCGGCCCGAGGGCGGCATGTTCCTGTGGGCCACGCTGCCGCCGGGAAGCGACGCGACCGCCTCCCTGAAGGAGGCGGTCGCTCACGACGTGGCGTATGTGCCCGGCGCCCCCTTCTTCGCGGGGACACCCGACCCGGCCGCGCTGCGGCTGTGCTTCGTCACCTCGGCGCCGGACGAGATCGCGGAGGGGCTCAGGCGGCTGGGGCGGGCGCTGCGGGGCTGA
- the hemB gene encoding porphobilinogen synthase, which yields MTYGSFPGARPRRLRTTPAMRRMVAETRLHPADLILPAFVREGITEPVPIQAMPGVVQHSLDTLRKAAVEAVEAGVAGIMLFGVPEDEKKDAAGTAGTDPDGILQVAIRAVRDEIGDDLVVMSDLCLDEYTDHGHCGVLDADGRVDNDATLERYAEMAQVQADAGVHVVGPSGMMDGQVGVVRDALDQTGHEDVSILAYTAKYSSAFYGPFREAVGSSLQGDRKTYQQDPANVRESLRELALDLDEGADMVMVKPAGPYLDILAKVAESVDVPVAAYQISGEYAMVEAAAEKGWIDRDRAILETLTGIKRAGANLILTYWATEVARGL from the coding sequence ATGACCTACGGATCCTTCCCCGGCGCCCGCCCCCGGCGGCTCCGCACCACCCCCGCCATGCGCCGCATGGTCGCCGAGACCCGGCTGCACCCCGCCGACCTGATCCTCCCCGCGTTCGTACGCGAGGGCATCACGGAACCCGTCCCCATCCAGGCCATGCCCGGCGTCGTGCAGCACTCGCTCGACACCCTGCGCAAGGCCGCCGTGGAGGCCGTCGAGGCCGGGGTCGCCGGGATCATGCTCTTCGGGGTGCCGGAGGACGAGAAGAAGGACGCCGCCGGGACCGCCGGCACCGACCCCGACGGCATCCTCCAGGTCGCCATCCGCGCCGTGCGCGACGAGATCGGGGACGACCTCGTCGTCATGTCCGACCTCTGCCTCGACGAGTACACCGACCACGGCCACTGCGGTGTCCTCGACGCCGACGGGCGCGTCGACAACGACGCCACCCTGGAGCGGTACGCCGAGATGGCCCAGGTCCAGGCCGACGCCGGCGTCCACGTCGTCGGCCCCAGCGGCATGATGGACGGTCAGGTCGGCGTCGTCCGCGACGCCCTCGACCAGACCGGCCACGAGGACGTCTCCATCCTCGCCTACACCGCCAAGTACTCCTCCGCCTTCTACGGCCCCTTCCGCGAGGCCGTCGGCTCCTCCCTCCAGGGCGACCGCAAGACGTACCAGCAGGACCCGGCCAACGTCCGCGAGTCCCTGCGCGAGCTCGCGCTGGACCTCGACGAGGGCGCCGACATGGTCATGGTGAAGCCCGCGGGCCCCTACCTCGACATCCTCGCCAAGGTCGCCGAGTCCGTGGACGTGCCCGTCGCCGCGTACCAGATCAGCGGTGAGTACGCGATGGTCGAGGCCGCCGCCGAGAAGGGCTGGATCGACCGCGACCGGGCGATCCTGGAGACCCTGACGGGAATCAAGCGGGCCGGTGCCAACTTGATCCTTACGTACTGGGCGACGGAGGTCGCCCGCGGGCTGTAG
- the hemC gene encoding hydroxymethylbilane synthase, with protein MTQKALRLGTRRSMLAMAQSGQVADAVRQLTGRPVELVEITTYGDTSREHLAQIGGTGVFVTALRDALLRGDVDFAVHSLKDLPTAQPDDLVLAAVPVREDPRDVLVARDGLTLTELAAAAEGRPVRIGTGSPRRMSQLNAYARSHGVAVETVPIRGNIDTRIGFAHSGELDAVVLAAAGLNRIGRIGEVTDFLPVDTMLPAPGQGALAIECTAADADLAAALAELDDPYTRVAVTAERSLLAALEAGCSAPVGAYADLLADGQIVHEMRLRGVVGTTDGSTLVQLSITGPVPASHDEAVALGRELAVEMLAKGAAGLMGERAL; from the coding sequence ATGACCCAGAAAGCACTGAGGCTGGGGACCAGGCGCAGCATGCTCGCCATGGCCCAGTCCGGCCAGGTGGCCGACGCCGTACGGCAGTTGACCGGGCGTCCGGTCGAGCTGGTGGAGATCACCACGTACGGCGACACCTCGCGCGAGCACCTGGCGCAGATCGGCGGCACGGGCGTCTTCGTGACCGCGCTGCGCGACGCGCTGCTGCGCGGCGACGTCGACTTCGCCGTGCACTCGCTCAAGGACCTGCCGACCGCGCAGCCCGACGACCTCGTGCTCGCCGCCGTGCCGGTCCGCGAGGACCCGCGCGACGTGCTGGTGGCGCGCGACGGGCTGACCCTGACCGAGCTGGCCGCCGCCGCCGAGGGCCGTCCGGTCCGCATAGGCACCGGCTCGCCCCGGCGCATGTCGCAGCTGAACGCGTACGCGCGCAGCCACGGCGTGGCCGTCGAAACCGTGCCGATCCGGGGGAACATCGACACCCGGATCGGATTCGCGCACAGCGGTGAACTCGACGCGGTGGTACTCGCCGCGGCCGGGCTGAACCGTATCGGCAGGATCGGTGAGGTGACCGATTTCCTTCCGGTCGACACCATGCTGCCCGCCCCCGGCCAGGGGGCACTGGCGATCGAGTGCACGGCAGCCGATGCCGACCTCGCCGCCGCGCTCGCCGAGCTCGACGACCCGTACACCCGGGTCGCCGTGACCGCCGAGCGGTCCCTGCTCGCCGCCCTGGAGGCCGGCTGTTCCGCACCCGTGGGTGCCTACGCCGACCTTCTGGCCGACGGGCAGATTGTTCATGAGATGCGCCTGCGCGGCGTCGTCGGTACCACCGACGGCTCGACGCTGGTGCAGCTGTCCATCACCGGTCCCGTACCTGCGTCGCACGACGAAGCCGTGGCGCTCGGTCGCGAACTCGCGGTCGAGATGCTTGCCAAGGGTGCGGCCGGTCTTATGGGGGAGCGAGCACTTTGA
- a CDS encoding glutamyl-tRNA reductase, producing the protein MSLLVVGLSHRSAPVSILERASLSADAQVKLLQDTLAAEPAAEAAVLATCNRIELYADVDKFHAGVAELSTLLAQHSGVGLEELTPYLYVHYEDRAVHHLFSVACGLDSMVVGEGQILGQIKDTLALGQELHTAGRLLNDLFQQALRVGKRAHSETGIDRAGQSLVTFGLEQLAVGVTVDSWAKDKRALVIGAGSMSSLAAATLARAGVREVIVANRTPARAERLVEILTESGTAARAVAMSDVARELTRVDVAVSCTGATGLVLTAQAVGDAVGAPVAAAPASHAPAAEGCPVDFGATAAAGAGLAAYTAVAEAADAVRDQGVDADSLELHGSWADNATGARPAGRRRIPAQTGPVRLALLDLAMPRDIDAAVHRIPGVRLVDIESLAEASADAPMAADVDQVRSIVSDEVAAFGAAQRAAHITPTVVALRAMAADVVAGEVARLEGRLPDLDEKQRAEVTQTVRRVVDKLLHAPTVRIKQLAAEPGGAGYADALRTLFDLDPETVAAVSRADLSDADVKNRDVKNRDAKNRGRS; encoded by the coding sequence ATGAGCCTCCTGGTCGTCGGCCTCAGCCACCGCAGCGCCCCCGTCAGCATCCTTGAGCGGGCCTCGCTCTCGGCGGACGCGCAGGTCAAGCTGCTTCAGGACACCCTCGCCGCGGAGCCCGCGGCCGAGGCGGCGGTCCTGGCCACCTGTAACCGCATCGAGCTGTACGCGGACGTGGACAAGTTCCACGCGGGCGTCGCCGAGCTCTCCACGCTGCTCGCCCAGCACAGCGGCGTCGGCCTGGAAGAGCTCACTCCGTATCTCTATGTGCACTACGAGGACCGGGCCGTCCACCACCTCTTCTCGGTGGCGTGCGGGCTGGACTCGATGGTCGTGGGCGAGGGGCAGATCCTCGGCCAGATCAAGGACACCCTGGCGCTGGGGCAGGAGCTCCACACCGCCGGGCGGCTCCTCAACGACCTGTTCCAGCAGGCCCTGCGGGTCGGCAAGCGCGCCCACAGCGAGACCGGCATCGACCGGGCCGGGCAGTCCCTGGTCACCTTCGGCCTGGAGCAGCTGGCCGTCGGTGTGACGGTGGACAGCTGGGCCAAGGACAAGCGCGCCCTGGTGATCGGCGCGGGCTCGATGTCCTCGCTGGCCGCGGCGACGCTGGCGCGCGCCGGAGTGCGCGAGGTCATCGTCGCCAACCGCACGCCCGCCCGCGCCGAGCGCCTGGTCGAGATCCTCACGGAGTCGGGCACGGCCGCCCGCGCGGTGGCGATGAGCGATGTCGCGCGCGAGCTGACACGAGTCGACGTGGCGGTGTCCTGTACGGGCGCGACCGGTCTGGTCCTGACGGCTCAGGCCGTCGGCGACGCGGTCGGCGCCCCGGTGGCCGCCGCTCCCGCGAGCCACGCGCCCGCCGCCGAGGGCTGCCCCGTCGACTTCGGCGCCACGGCCGCCGCGGGCGCCGGACTCGCCGCGTACACGGCGGTCGCCGAGGCCGCCGACGCCGTACGCGACCAGGGCGTCGACGCCGACTCGCTGGAGCTGCACGGCAGTTGGGCCGACAACGCCACCGGCGCCCGGCCCGCCGGCCGGCGCCGCATCCCCGCGCAGACCGGCCCGGTCCGGCTCGCGCTGCTCGACCTCGCCATGCCGCGCGACATCGACGCCGCCGTCCACCGCATCCCCGGTGTGCGTCTCGTCGACATCGAGTCGCTCGCCGAGGCCTCGGCCGACGCGCCGATGGCCGCCGACGTCGACCAGGTGCGCTCGATCGTCTCCGACGAGGTCGCCGCCTTCGGCGCCGCCCAGCGCGCCGCGCACATCACGCCGACCGTGGTCGCGCTGCGCGCCATGGCCGCCGACGTGGTGGCCGGCGAGGTGGCCCGCCTTGAGGGGCGGCTGCCCGATCTGGACGAGAAGCAGCGCGCCGAGGTCACCCAGACCGTGCGCCGCGTCGTCGATAAGCTCCTGCACGCGCCGACCGTGCGGATCAAGCAGCTGGCGGCCGAGCCCGGCGGCGCCGGGTACGCGGACGCGCTGCGCACACTCTTCGACCTCGACCCGGAGACGGTCGCCGCCGTGTCGCGGGCCGATCTGAGCGACGCGGACGTCAAGAACCGGGACGTTAAGAACCGAGACGCGAAGAACCGAGGGCGGTCATGA
- a CDS encoding DUF4232 domain-containing protein, which produces MRTNLRITAAATTALIAALSLSACGSDSGSKESDKAGSKPSASAPATSGTDGGSQGATTAGGSAGTTGGTGGTSGGTGGSGATTGGTGTAKPAKSNGKQSGGQTGSGSGSSKRVTCTGSNVKLTATPVSRPINHVLLTATNIGKTTCNAYDAPAVKFSNAQSPIPVDKDTIPQSVVSLAPGQSAYAMIRTQGEPDGTDPYMTSQVVVYFRGAVGMESVGRSAYASLAKPVGVVDAQAMATYWQSDMGAISAW; this is translated from the coding sequence ATGCGCACCAACCTCCGCATCACCGCCGCCGCGACCACCGCCCTCATCGCCGCGCTGTCCCTCAGCGCCTGCGGCAGCGACTCCGGTTCGAAGGAGTCGGACAAGGCGGGGTCGAAGCCGTCCGCCTCGGCGCCCGCCACCTCCGGCACGGACGGCGGCAGCCAGGGCGCCACGACCGCCGGCGGCTCGGCCGGGACGACGGGCGGCACGGGCGGCACCTCCGGCGGCACCGGCGGGTCCGGTGCGACCACCGGCGGCACCGGCACCGCCAAGCCCGCCAAGTCGAACGGCAAGCAGTCGGGCGGCCAGACGGGCTCGGGCTCGGGCTCGTCCAAGCGCGTCACCTGCACCGGCTCCAACGTCAAGCTGACGGCGACCCCGGTCTCCCGCCCGATCAACCACGTCCTGCTGACCGCGACCAACATCGGCAAGACGACCTGCAACGCCTACGACGCCCCGGCGGTCAAGTTCTCCAACGCCCAGTCGCCGATCCCCGTCGACAAGGACACCATCCCGCAGTCGGTCGTCTCGCTCGCCCCGGGCCAGTCCGCGTACGCGATGATCCGCACCCAGGGCGAGCCCGACGGCACCGACCCGTACATGACCAGCCAGGTCGTCGTGTACTTCCGCGGCGCCGTCGGCATGGAGTCCGTCGGCCGCTCGGCCTACGCCTCGCTGGCCAAGCCGGTCGGCGTCGTCGACGCGCAGGCCATGGCCACCTACTGGCAGTCGGACATGGGCGCGATCAGCGCCTGGTAG
- a CDS encoding molybdopterin-dependent oxidoreductase yields MAEQALDVRDFDDVVDFVTPVDNVFVRAHLGVPDLDLDSWTLSVEGLVERPFRLRLDEVLALPARRFTAFHECFGNPFKPDVPTRAVANLVWTGFDLSALLDRAVPLASARHVWFEGADTGAFDGEDGLSYVKDLPLETARRDVFLAYEMNGEPLTVRHGHPLRTVVPRMFGTNSVKWLTRIILADERPDHMFTTRFYTRVHPGERTARPVRSVDVGSKILGPQDGDQLPGERVELVGRAWSTCEVVAVDVSVDGEGWRPASLEPLGADPAWQPFTLDLRLPPGRHRIRARATDRDGRVQPPPGVRNSIHEITVTVGGAGA; encoded by the coding sequence GTGGCGGAACAGGCGTTAGACGTACGGGACTTCGACGACGTCGTCGACTTCGTCACGCCCGTGGACAACGTGTTCGTGCGCGCCCACCTCGGGGTGCCCGACCTCGACCTCGACTCCTGGACCCTGTCGGTCGAAGGGCTCGTCGAGCGGCCGTTCCGGCTGCGGCTCGACGAGGTCCTCGCCCTGCCCGCCCGCCGGTTCACCGCCTTCCACGAGTGCTTCGGCAACCCGTTCAAGCCGGACGTGCCGACCCGGGCCGTGGCCAACCTGGTGTGGACCGGGTTCGACCTCTCCGCGCTCCTCGACCGGGCCGTGCCACTCGCCTCCGCGCGGCACGTCTGGTTCGAGGGCGCGGACACCGGGGCGTTCGACGGCGAGGACGGGCTCTCGTACGTGAAGGACCTGCCCCTGGAGACGGCCCGGCGGGACGTCTTCCTCGCGTACGAGATGAACGGCGAGCCGCTCACCGTCCGGCACGGGCATCCGCTGCGGACCGTCGTGCCCCGGATGTTCGGCACGAACTCGGTGAAGTGGCTGACCCGGATCATCCTGGCCGACGAGCGGCCGGACCACATGTTCACCACGCGCTTCTACACCCGCGTCCACCCCGGCGAGCGGACCGCCCGGCCGGTGCGTTCCGTGGATGTCGGAAGCAAGATCCTCGGTCCCCAGGACGGGGATCAACTGCCGGGGGAGCGGGTCGAGTTGGTCGGGCGCGCCTGGAGTACGTGTGAGGTCGTCGCCGTCGATGTGAGTGTGGATGGGGAGGGCTGGCGGCCCGCCTCACTCGAACCGCTCGGGGCCGATCCCGCCTGGCAGCCCTTCACCCTGGACTTGCGGCTCCCGCCCGGCCGCCACCGCATCCGCGCCCGCGCCACCGACCGCGACGGGCGCGTCCAGCCGCCGCCCGGGGTGCGCAACTCGATCCACGAGATCACGGTCACCGTCGGGGGAGCGGGAGCGTGA
- a CDS encoding uroporphyrinogen-III synthase — protein MSPTNSSNLPAVSAHGCVTFLGAGPGDPGLLTLRAVEALASADVLIAEPAVLDVVRAHARAGVDTPQLTVVDEASATAGVPVLRDAANLVMEAARSGRRVVRAVSGDPGLDGSAGDEMLACAAEGIPFEVVPGVATAVGVPAYAGVPLSDTTGADVRFVDARSAGERCWTEVGASDGTVVVSATLETVAAAAGELVAAGRKPDTPMTVTIAGTTTRQRTWNATLGSIAQVLKQAKVLPSPDGHQPVIAVVGERTAAAQRDRLSWFESKPLFGWRVLVPRTKEQAASLSDQLRSYGAVPHEVPTIAVEPPRTPQQMERAVKGLVTGRYEWIAFTSVNAVKAVREKFEEYGLDARAFAGIKVAAVGEQTAAALVEFGVKPDLVPSGEQSAAGLLEDWPPYDPVFDPIDRVFLPRADIATETLVAGLIELGWEVDDVTAYRTVRASPPPADTREAIKGGGFDAVLFTSSSTVRNLVGIAGKPHNVTVIACIGPATAKTAEEHGLRVDVMAPEPSVLKLAEALAEFGAARRDAAVEAGEHVTRPSERRPGARRRRTT, from the coding sequence TTGAGCCCCACCAACTCCTCGAACCTTCCCGCCGTCTCCGCGCACGGGTGCGTCACCTTCCTCGGTGCCGGCCCAGGGGACCCGGGACTGCTGACGCTGCGCGCCGTGGAAGCGCTGGCGTCGGCCGATGTCCTGATCGCCGAGCCGGCTGTGCTCGACGTGGTTCGCGCGCATGCGCGGGCAGGTGTGGACACGCCTCAGCTGACGGTAGTTGACGAGGCGTCAGCCACCGCAGGAGTCCCCGTGTTGCGGGACGCGGCCAATCTTGTCATGGAGGCCGCGCGCTCCGGCAGGCGGGTCGTCCGTGCCGTCTCCGGTGACCCCGGGCTCGACGGCAGCGCGGGCGACGAGATGCTCGCCTGCGCCGCGGAGGGCATCCCCTTCGAGGTCGTGCCCGGTGTCGCGACGGCGGTGGGCGTACCCGCGTACGCCGGTGTTCCGCTCAGCGACACGACGGGCGCCGACGTCCGCTTCGTCGACGCGCGCAGCGCGGGCGAGCGCTGCTGGACCGAGGTCGGCGCGAGCGACGGCACGGTCGTCGTCTCCGCGACCCTGGAGACGGTGGCCGCGGCGGCGGGCGAACTCGTCGCGGCGGGCCGCAAGCCCGACACCCCGATGACGGTGACGATCGCCGGTACGACCACGCGCCAGCGCACCTGGAACGCGACGCTCGGCTCCATCGCCCAGGTCCTCAAGCAGGCGAAGGTGCTGCCGTCCCCGGACGGCCACCAGCCGGTCATAGCCGTGGTCGGTGAGCGCACCGCCGCCGCCCAGCGCGACCGGCTGTCGTGGTTCGAGTCCAAGCCGCTCTTCGGGTGGCGGGTGCTCGTACCGCGCACGAAGGAGCAGGCGGCTTCGCTCTCCGACCAGCTGCGTTCGTACGGCGCGGTGCCGCACGAGGTGCCGACCATCGCCGTCGAGCCGCCGCGCACGCCGCAGCAGATGGAGCGCGCGGTCAAGGGCCTGGTGACGGGCCGCTACGAGTGGATCGCCTTCACCTCGGTGAACGCGGTCAAGGCCGTACGCGAGAAGTTCGAGGAGTACGGGCTCGACGCGCGCGCGTTCGCGGGCATCAAGGTCGCTGCGGTGGGCGAGCAGACGGCGGCGGCGCTGGTGGAGTTCGGCGTGAAGCCGGACCTGGTGCCGAGCGGCGAGCAGTCGGCGGCGGGCCTCCTGGAGGACTGGCCGCCCTACGACCCGGTCTTCGACCCGATCGACCGTGTCTTCCTGCCCCGTGCGGACATCGCCACCGAGACCCTGGTGGCGGGGCTCATCGAGCTGGGCTGGGAGGTGGACGACGTCACGGCGTACCGCACCGTGCGCGCGTCGCCGCCGCCGGCCGACACCCGTGAGGCGATCAAGGGCGGCGGGTTCGACGCGGTGCTCTTCACGTCGTCTTCGACGGTCCGGAATTTGGTCGGCATCGCCGGGAAGCCGCACAACGTGACGGTGATCGCGTGTATCGGTCCCGCCACGGCGAAGACGGCGGAGGAGCACGGGCTGCGGGTCGACGTCATGGCTCCGGAGCCGTCGGTGCTGAAGCTGGCGGAGGCGTTGGCGGAGTTCGGTGCGGCGCGCCGTGATGCGGCGGTGGAGGCGGGCGAGCACGTGACCCGGCCCAGCGAGCGCCGTCCCGGGGCGCGGCGGCGTCGCACGACCTGA